In a single window of the Pocillopora verrucosa isolate sample1 chromosome 4, ASM3666991v2, whole genome shotgun sequence genome:
- the LOC136280169 gene encoding uncharacterized protein, with protein sequence MEWSEKNCLSSNSKKCKELVIRKNSSTNVFTPVFGIPQTCQLSVLGLILQDNCRFDCHVHVKLIKANKCLFILRSLRKEGYSQVELDHLFSSIVLPNITYGLPVYGASEAELTAMQCFLDRCYKRKYTSKSFSIKHLLEKQDRKVFRKVSGIDRHPLRGLLPKKKESTHNLRNQTSQYPGREINFFF encoded by the coding sequence ATGGAATGGTCAGAGAAGAACTGTTTGTCTAGTAATAGCAAAAAATGTAAGGAGCTAGTTATCAGAAAGAATAGCAGTACGAATGTGTTTACGCCAGTTTTCGGCATTCCACAAACTTGTCAACTTTCTGTCCTTGGGTTAATATTACAGGATAATTGTCGATTTGATTGTCATGTGCATGTAAAGTTGATCAAGGCGAATAAGTGCTTGTTTATATTAAGATCCTTACGTAAGGAAGGTTATTCTCAGGTGGAGTTAGATCACTTGTTTTCAAGTATTGTGCTTCCTAACATTACTTATGGGTTGCCGGTATATGGTGCTTCTGAGGCGGAGCTGACAGCAATGCAGTGTTTTCTAGATAGATGTTACAAACGTAAATATACATCTAAATCTTTTTCTATCAAGCACCTTCTAGAAAAGCAGGATAGAAAAGTATTTCGTAAGGTATCTGGCATAGACCGACACCCTCTAAGGGGACTATTACCCAAGAAGAAAGAATCGACTCACAATTTAAGGAATCAAACAAGTCAGTatccagggcgtgaaattaacttttttttctga
- the LOC131794726 gene encoding uncharacterized protein isoform X1, whose translation MASKSSLEDFEKRIVEVLKHCDLQSKEEKFTKSDTRSPSLVAHLMGPDFRTETIKKVCAVKKSFDIENITISMDGNHGEGPSKQSSSQEWGQQFHLTLAKQINEQRTRESVEGQLLKKIEKKFNCKFVQAEVGICGYAVNKSRVDCYKGKIDAVALRQSPRGDSEVVVVEWKTFADDLQDPMKWWDGATHFKNPLYQCLLYRKLLQTHLEVNDITVRIGIMLVPSHQARQGEVVPGLCTDFQNMEKEGLLETIKSFQWLSEESECVHTVILPCKLFNRERLSDTYLENGVLKETTVVKDIIDDSATVGDMCEELGLLKLKIEDSLAEDDRKSDEEEDKSDAKKKGRFSRVKGMFKSKKK comes from the exons ATGGCATCTAAAAGTTcccttgaagattttgaaaagcGAATTGTCGAAGTTCTTAAACACTGTGACCTACAATCGAAAGAGGAAAAATTCACAAAGAGCGATACCAGAAGCCCTTCACTAGTAGCTCATTTGATGGGACCCGAT TTTAGGACGGAAACCATTAAAAAGGTTTGTGCAGTAAAGAAGTCATTTGATATAGAAAATATAACGATTTCAATGGATGGAAATCACGGAGAAGGTCCCTCAAAACAATCGTCATCGCAAGAGTGGGGACAACAGTTCCACCTAACACTTGCGAAACAAATTAATGAACAAAGAACAAGAGAGAGTGTAGAAGGTCAGCTTTTgaaaaagattgaaaagaaatttaattgcaaATTTGTCCAAGCGGAGGTTGGAATCTGTGGTTATGCTGTTAACAAATCAAGAGTTGATTGCTATAAAGGAAAGATAGATGCTGTCGCTTTGCGTCAAAGTCCAAGAGGTGACTCCGAAGTCGTTGTCGTGGAATGGAAGACGTTTGCTGATGATTTACAAGATCCGATGAAATGGTGGGACGGAGCGACACATTTTAAAAACCCCCTTTATCAGTGTTTATTGTATCGCAAGCTTTTGCAAACTCACTTAGAGGTGAACGACATAACAGTTCGCATTGgcattatgttggttccatcCCATCAAGCACGCCAAGGAGAAGTCGTGCCAGGCTTATGCACAGATTTTCAAAATATGGAAAAAGAGGGTCTGTTGGAAACCATTAAAAGTTTTCAATGGCTTTCCGAGGAAAGTGAATGTGTTCACACTGTTATTTTGCCCTGTAAATTATTCAATCGCGAGCGTCTGAGTGACACATACTTAGAAAATGGAGTTTTAAAGGAGACAACTGTGGTTAAAGATATCATCGATGACAGTGCTACTGTTGGAGACATGTGTGAAGAACTGGGACTTCTAAAACTCAAGATAGAAGATTCACTTGCTGAGGACGATAGAAAAAGCGATGAAGAGGAAGACAAAAGTGATGCTAAGAAGAAAGGGCGCTTTAGCCGCGTTAAGGGAATgttcaaaagtaaaaaaaaataa
- the LOC131794726 gene encoding uncharacterized protein isoform X2 produces the protein MTETIKKVCAVKKSFDIENITISMDGNHGEGPSKQSSSQEWGQQFHLTLAKQINEQRTRESVEGQLLKKIEKKFNCKFVQAEVGICGYAVNKSRVDCYKGKIDAVALRQSPRGDSEVVVVEWKTFADDLQDPMKWWDGATHFKNPLYQCLLYRKLLQTHLEVNDITVRIGIMLVPSHQARQGEVVPGLCTDFQNMEKEGLLETIKSFQWLSEESECVHTVILPCKLFNRERLSDTYLENGVLKETTVVKDIIDDSATVGDMCEELGLLKLKIEDSLAEDDRKSDEEEDKSDAKKKGRFSRVKGMFKSKKK, from the exons AT GACGGAAACCATTAAAAAGGTTTGTGCAGTAAAGAAGTCATTTGATATAGAAAATATAACGATTTCAATGGATGGAAATCACGGAGAAGGTCCCTCAAAACAATCGTCATCGCAAGAGTGGGGACAACAGTTCCACCTAACACTTGCGAAACAAATTAATGAACAAAGAACAAGAGAGAGTGTAGAAGGTCAGCTTTTgaaaaagattgaaaagaaatttaattgcaaATTTGTCCAAGCGGAGGTTGGAATCTGTGGTTATGCTGTTAACAAATCAAGAGTTGATTGCTATAAAGGAAAGATAGATGCTGTCGCTTTGCGTCAAAGTCCAAGAGGTGACTCCGAAGTCGTTGTCGTGGAATGGAAGACGTTTGCTGATGATTTACAAGATCCGATGAAATGGTGGGACGGAGCGACACATTTTAAAAACCCCCTTTATCAGTGTTTATTGTATCGCAAGCTTTTGCAAACTCACTTAGAGGTGAACGACATAACAGTTCGCATTGgcattatgttggttccatcCCATCAAGCACGCCAAGGAGAAGTCGTGCCAGGCTTATGCACAGATTTTCAAAATATGGAAAAAGAGGGTCTGTTGGAAACCATTAAAAGTTTTCAATGGCTTTCCGAGGAAAGTGAATGTGTTCACACTGTTATTTTGCCCTGTAAATTATTCAATCGCGAGCGTCTGAGTGACACATACTTAGAAAATGGAGTTTTAAAGGAGACAACTGTGGTTAAAGATATCATCGATGACAGTGCTACTGTTGGAGACATGTGTGAAGAACTGGGACTTCTAAAACTCAAGATAGAAGATTCACTTGCTGAGGACGATAGAAAAAGCGATGAAGAGGAAGACAAAAGTGATGCTAAGAAGAAAGGGCGCTTTAGCCGCGTTAAGGGAATgttcaaaagtaaaaaaaaataa
- the LOC131794743 gene encoding uncharacterized protein → MASKSSLEDFEKRLDEVLKKCDLQSKFFTGCYARNPSSVAHLIGPDFRTETAEKVCAVTKSFDRKNITISMDGNHGEDPSKQSLRWSLKQPQERGQQFHPALAKQINVKRTIESVEGQLLTKMEEEFHCKFVQAEVGMCGYAVKKSKVDLYNGRIDAVALRQIPEGDPEVVIVDWKTFAKFDSPTKWWDEATYFKNPLYQCLLYRELLQTHLKVNDINASVGIMLVPLRQARPGQVMPGLCTNFQHMEEEGLLDTIKSYQWFSEESKCVHTVILPNKLFTGERLSDTYLEDGILKETVVVKDIVDDSATVGDMCEELGLLRLEIKDSLAEDEGLFP, encoded by the exons ATGGCGTCTAAAAGTTCtcttgaagattttgaaaagcGACTTGACGAAGTTCTTAAAAAGTGTGACCTACAGTCGAAATTTTTTACAGGGTGCTACGCTAGAAACCCTTCATCAGTAGCTCATTTGATTGGACCCGAT TTTAGGACGGAAACCGCGGAAAAGGTTTGCGCAGTGACGAAGtcatttgatagaaaaaacatCACGATTTCGATGGATGGAAATCACGGAGAAGATCCCTCAAAACAATCGTTACGGTGGTCTTTAAAACAGCCGCAAGAGCGGGGACAACAATTTCACCCAGCACTTGCGAAACAAATTAATGTAAAAAGAACAATAGAGAGTGTAGAGGGTCAGCTTTTGACAAAGATGGAAGAGGAATTTCATTGCAAATTTGTCCAAGCGGAAGTTGGAATGTGTGGTTATGCTGTTAAAAAATCGAAAGTAGATTTATATAACGGAAGGATAGATGCTGTCGCTTTGCGTCAAATTCCGGAAGGTGACCCCGAAGTCGTTATCGTGGATTGGAAGACGTTTGCTAAATTTGATTCACCAACGAAATGGTGGGACGAAGCGACATATTTTAAAAATCCTCTTTACCAGTGTTTATTGTATCGTGAGCTTTTGCAAACTCACTTAAAGGTGAACGACATAAATGCTAGCGTTGGCATCATGTTGGTCCCACTCCGTCAAGCACGCCCAGGACAAGTTATGCCAGGCTTATGCACAAATTTTCAACATATGGAAGAAGAGGGTCTATTAGATACCATTAAAAGTTATCAATGGTTTTCTGAGGAAAGTAAATGTGTTCACACTGTTATTTTGCCCAATAAATTATTCACTGGAGAGCGCCTGAGTGACACATATTTAGAAGATGGAATTTTGAAGGAGACAGTTGTGGTTAAAGATATCGTAGATGACAGTGCTACTGTTGGAGACATGTGTGAAGAACTGGGACTTCTAAGGCTCGAGATAAAAGATTCACTAGCTGAGGACGAGGGTTTGTTCCCATGA